Genomic segment of Chitinophaga varians:
CACCACTGCCAATAAGATATACGACGGAAGGATGGCGCAGACTTTTACCTTTCTGTCACCTGCCTATACCTACGAGAACAATCCTTTTATACAATATATGGGCGAATCCAACGGGCGCTTCTCCGAGCTGCGGATAGGGCCTGCCGGTATGCCCGGTGATGTCGCCTATCGCACGGTGGCGGATTTCCTCACCGGTATGGTGGTGACCATCCGTTCCGGCAAGTATTTAAACCGGTCTTTCGCCACTGTCAATACTATCGAATATGTCAATGGTAAATTTTATTTGATGACCATCCAGCGTAAGTATGAACCACCTGTGTACTAAACAGGCCTTAAAAAAGATGATTATGCGATATTATACTTTGTCCTGTTTGTTTTTCTTTTTCCTGTTGATGATGACAGGATGTAAGAAAGATGATCTGACACCTCCGAGGGACACTGCTCCTGCCCGTGCTATGGGGGAGTTTATTCACAATAACTATGACCTCAGCCTGTTTGCTGCAGCCCTGCAAAAAGCGGGTCTGCTGGACAGCCTGAACCAGCCCGGTCCTTTCACCTGCTTCGTTCCGGACAACAAAGCTTTTAATGATATAGGCATTACCAGTCCGGCTGATTTTGATGCCATGGACCCGGAAAGCCTGCGTACAATGGTGAAGTACCATGTGTTCAAAGACCGTAAGTATATCTCCGAATTCCCGTTGCAGATGGGCAATAAATATATGACCCTGGCGGGCGCAGAGATGTTTGTGTCGTCGTCCGGCAATCCCGGTGCGACTTATACGCCGCCTGACAAAAGAAATGTTTTCGTGAACGGCGCCCTGGTGTACCCTGATTCTAAACGCAACGTGGCACTGTCTAACGGTGTGGTGCATGTTATCCGCAAGCCGCTTAATTACAGGCCGGGAACCATCCAGGAATATTTGCAGGCAGACACCAGCCTGTCCATTTTTGTCACCGTGATGAAGCGCTGTAAGCTGTGGGACGGACTGAAAGACAAAGGGCCGTTTACCGTATTTGTGCCGGACAACGACGCCTTTCGCCAATACAACATCACGGCAGACAGTGCGGCGCGCCTGGACCCGGATAAATACGAGGCGGTCGCCTTTAACATATATTCGTTGGCGTTAAAGT
This window contains:
- a CDS encoding fasciclin domain-containing protein translates to MRYYTLSCLFFFFLLMMTGCKKDDLTPPRDTAPARAMGEFIHNNYDLSLFAAALQKAGLLDSLNQPGPFTCFVPDNKAFNDIGITSPADFDAMDPESLRTMVKYHVFKDRKYISEFPLQMGNKYMTLAGAEMFVSSSGNPGATYTPPDKRNVFVNGALVYPDSKRNVALSNGVVHVIRKPLNYRPGTIQEYLQADTSLSIFVTVMKRCKLWDGLKDKGPFTVFVPDNDAFRQYNITADSAARLDPDKYEAVAFNIYSLALKSKRIFSTDWVQISGTYGPISSMINVGNFAIKPYYEYNWYDNSENILINMMDVIQQNFSTNGPSTLHYRKGFAIGADQLTSNGLVHRIDDLLLDPATLRK